DNA from Microbacterium sp. SORGH_AS_0969:
CGACGTCACCTCCGAGGAGTTCACGCGCCTGAACTCCGCGGGCGACGGCCGCCACGTCATGGTCACCACGAGCGAGGGCTTCCAGGTCCTGGATGCCGGGACGTCCTCGACCGAGCCCGAGCTGACCGACCTCGTGTTCCCGGCGTCCAAGCCCGGCCACGTCGTGACGCACGGCGGCAAGACGGTGCTTTACGCCGACGGCACGAGCGACTCGACGATCTTCGACACCGATGCCCTGCTGGCATCCACGGACGCGCTTCCCGCGGTCGAGACGATCCCCGGTGTCGAGGCGCACCACGGCGTGTCGATCGTGCTCGAGGACGGCTCGTTCGTCACGACCGTCGGCAACGCGAACGGTCGCACGGGCATCGTCGTGAAGGATCCGTCGGGGGCCACCGTCGCCGAGAACGCCACCTGTCCCGGCGTGCACGGCGAGGGAACCACCGAGGGAGAGGTCGTCGTCTTCGGCTGCGAGAACGGCGCGCTGATCTACGCCGACGGCGAGATCACCAAGGTCGACGCTCCGGACCAGCCCTACGGCCGCATGGGCAACATCTTCGTCACCGACACCAGCCCGCTCGTGCTCGGCGACTACAAGGACGACCGGGATGCCGAGGGCTACCTCCTGCACCGCGTCGCGGTGATCGACACCGAGGCGAAGACCCAGACGGTCGTCGACATGCCGGAGGGTGCCGAGTACACGTTCCGCGACCTCGCGCGTGGCCCCGGAGACCTCGGCTACATCCTCGCCTCGGACGGCGCGATCCACGTCTTCGATCTCGAGAAGGGCGCGTTCACCGATTCGTTCCCCGTCATCGACGCGTGGGAGGGGCCCGTCGAATGGCAGAACGCCCACCCCGCCATCAAGGTCTCGGGCGACATCGCCTACGTGACCGAGCCGGCGAAGAACGCCGTGCACGCGGTCGATCTCACCTCGGGCGAGGTCGTGAAGAGCGCGACGCTCGACGTCACCCCCAACGAGATCGCGCTGACCCGCTGATCCTCACCGACCGCCCCGGTCGTACGCCACCTGCAGTGCCCTGCGCACCGCGCGTACGCCGGGGCGGTCGGCCGTTCCGCGCCGGACGGCCGTGAACACCTCGCGGCGCGGCTCGCCCGGCAGGTCGACCAGCCGCACCGCCGGGGCGTCGCCGGCGAAGACGAGGTCGGGGATCATGCCGACGGCGTGACCGGATGCCACGAGCCGCACGTGCGCGGTCAGGTCGGCCATCTCGAACCTCACGTCGGGCTCGAAACCGGCGGCTCGGCACTGCTGGGTCGCCCACTGCCGGGCGGCGGTGCCCACCGGCTCCATCACCCAGGCGCGGTCGCGCAGGTCGTCGAGCCGCGCTGCGGGGTCGTCTCGGGAGACCGCCAGGCGGATGGCATCCCGCCCCAGCAGGCTCCGCTCGATGCCGCCGCGGTGCTCGCGCGTGTGGCCGGGGTACTGCTCGGCGACAGCGAGGTCGAAGCCGCGAGCGGCCACCTCGAACAGGCCCTCCTCGGGAGCGAGCTCGGCGACTTCGATGCGCATCCCCGGCTCGCTCTCGGCGAGGGCGTCGAGGGTGCGAGGGAGCAGGCCGTGGGCGGCGGACTGCATGACCGCGACGCGCACGGGCGCGAGGGACGGGCGAAGGCGTTCGAGCTCCGCGCGGGCGGCTTCGTCGGCGGCGAGCATGCGCGCGGAGTGGGCGGCGAGGGCCGCGCCCTGCGCGGTGAGGCGGAGGCGGCGGCCGTCGGGCTCGAGCAGCGGGACGCCGGCCTCCTTCTCGAGGAGCGAGAGCTGCTGCGAGATCGTCGAGGGGCTGTAGGAGAGGGCCTCGGCGACGGCGGCGAGGGTTCCGCGGATCGACAGTTCGTGCAGCAGGCGGAGACGGCGCAGATCGAACATGGCATCCCTTCGCTTTCATCGAAGATAACTCATTGCTATTGATCGCTTTTCCCGATGAGATCCGGGCTGCACACTGAGGGCATCCGAGGAAGGATCGCCATGTCGCTCACCGACCAGCACGCCCCCGCCACTCCCGCAGCCCTCGTGTCTCCGCACGAGCTCGCAGACGAGGCGATCGCCCTCGTGCGCCGCTGGCTCGCCGAGAGTCGCGACGAGCCCGTCGACGTCTCGGCCGAGCGTCTCGCCGGCGTGCTGCGCGATCCGCACGGCCTCGACTTCACCGTCGGTTTCGTCGACGGTGTCGTGCGCCCCGAGGACGTGCGGGTCGCCGCGCGCAACCTCGCCGCGCTGACCCCGCTCATCCCGGGGTTCCTCCCGCTGCACCTGAAGGCCGCGATCCGCCTCGGCGCGTTCACCGCGCCGATCCTCCCGCGAGTCGTCGTGCCCGCCGCACGCCTCGCGCTGCGGTCGATGGTGCGTCACCTCATCGTCGACGCGAGCGATCACAAGCTCGGCGCGGCCATCACCGCGATCCGCGGCCGAGGAGACGGCATCCGTCTCAATGTGAACCTTCTCGGTGAGGCGATCCTCGGCAAGAAGGAGGCAGCGCGCCGGCTCGCCGGCACCCGCAGGCTCCTCGCGCGCGACGACGTCGACTACGTCTCGATCAAGGTCTCGTC
Protein-coding regions in this window:
- the aztD gene encoding zinc metallochaperone AztD yields the protein MRSSSFRAGSLRRAGLIALAVGATVGLTACAGGAGSAAPASSAPADTGTRVALSYPGGIVVLDGASLETLADVTSEEFTRLNSAGDGRHVMVTTSEGFQVLDAGTSSTEPELTDLVFPASKPGHVVTHGGKTVLYADGTSDSTIFDTDALLASTDALPAVETIPGVEAHHGVSIVLEDGSFVTTVGNANGRTGIVVKDPSGATVAENATCPGVHGEGTTEGEVVVFGCENGALIYADGEITKVDAPDQPYGRMGNIFVTDTSPLVLGDYKDDRDAEGYLLHRVAVIDTEAKTQTVVDMPEGAEYTFRDLARGPGDLGYILASDGAIHVFDLEKGAFTDSFPVIDAWEGPVEWQNAHPAIKVSGDIAYVTEPAKNAVHAVDLTSGEVVKSATLDVTPNEIALTR
- a CDS encoding LysR substrate-binding domain-containing protein — translated: MFDLRRLRLLHELSIRGTLAAVAEALSYSPSTISQQLSLLEKEAGVPLLEPDGRRLRLTAQGAALAAHSARMLAADEAARAELERLRPSLAPVRVAVMQSAAHGLLPRTLDALAESEPGMRIEVAELAPEEGLFEVAARGFDLAVAEQYPGHTREHRGGIERSLLGRDAIRLAVSRDDPAARLDDLRDRAWVMEPVGTAARQWATQQCRAAGFEPDVRFEMADLTAHVRLVASGHAVGMIPDLVFAGDAPAVRLVDLPGEPRREVFTAVRRGTADRPGVRAVRRALQVAYDRGGR